A region of Plantactinospora sp. BC1 DNA encodes the following proteins:
- a CDS encoding pentapeptide repeat-containing protein encodes MNIQPIRRSVLLLGVPALVLSAVATLLAGAALRAAGRDPGPDPVVRFTAAVKLLADPSEVVRAGGVHALEGLLREAPIEQPTVTSVLATFVRRQSQADVAGAVDGSAGRPAGAGRRPGVDVQAALTVIGRRDVRWDRPGDRVDLTGAVLTGVSLVRARLTGALLTGARLDGADLTGARLDRVDLDDADLRGAVLDRASLREARLHGADLTEARINMAMLDRATLAGAVLVRAALDGTGLTGAVLVGADLRGARLDATNLTAADLTGANLSDAYLGSVTAPGAELVRTRLVGANLVDIDLTDARLTGANLNRALMHGATMIATEVTAEQISCAVLSDRTRLPAAMTTPGSPAPTCAD; translated from the coding sequence ATGAATATCCAGCCGATCCGGCGGTCGGTCCTGCTTCTCGGGGTACCCGCGCTGGTGCTCAGCGCGGTGGCGACGCTGCTGGCCGGTGCGGCGCTGCGTGCGGCCGGCCGCGACCCCGGGCCGGACCCCGTCGTCCGGTTCACCGCCGCGGTCAAGCTGCTCGCCGACCCGTCCGAGGTGGTACGCGCGGGCGGCGTACACGCCTTGGAGGGGCTGCTCCGGGAGGCGCCGATCGAGCAGCCGACCGTCACCTCGGTGCTCGCCACCTTCGTACGTCGACAGTCGCAGGCGGACGTGGCCGGTGCGGTGGACGGCTCCGCCGGGCGGCCGGCGGGTGCCGGGCGGCGGCCCGGGGTGGACGTGCAAGCGGCGTTGACGGTGATCGGCCGGCGGGACGTCCGCTGGGACCGCCCCGGTGACCGGGTGGACCTGACCGGGGCGGTGCTGACCGGGGTGTCGCTGGTACGGGCGCGGCTGACCGGGGCGTTGCTGACCGGTGCCCGGCTCGACGGGGCCGACCTGACCGGCGCCCGACTCGACCGGGTCGACCTCGACGACGCCGACCTGCGCGGTGCCGTACTCGATCGGGCGAGCCTGCGGGAGGCCCGGCTGCACGGCGCGGACCTGACCGAGGCGCGGATCAACATGGCGATGCTCGACCGGGCGACGCTGGCCGGTGCCGTGCTGGTCCGGGCGGCGCTGGACGGGACCGGGTTGACCGGTGCGGTACTCGTCGGTGCGGACCTGCGCGGCGCCCGGCTCGACGCCACGAACCTGACCGCCGCCGACCTGACCGGGGCGAACCTCAGCGACGCGTACCTCGGCTCGGTGACCGCGCCCGGAGCGGAGCTGGTCCGGACCCGGCTGGTCGGGGCCAACCTGGTCGACATCGACCTGACCGACGCCCGGCTGACCGGGGCGAACCTCAACCGTGCGCTGATGCACGGGGCCACGATGATCGCCACCGAGGTCACCGCCGAGCAGATCAGTTGTGCGGTGCTGAGCGACCGGACCCGGCTGCCGGCCGCGATGACCACCCCCGGGTCCCCGGCTCCGACCTGCGCCGACTGA
- a CDS encoding ATP-binding protein, which produces MWLATFFFTVLAGAAAVGAAVLDTDRQRWAATGLAAAAAGLTLVLLAVLRRRQRAARAALDAREREFERQVRSHQHQLVERETQWRERDEARSAAVERALEHLLRVRLPAVLAGSPVPSTPRDPLLDDRTAGLVDGILAEATSALKRSDEREESLRLAVVALSRRVQTAAHSIQEQVSLMAERHQHDPDVVESSMRVDHAAAQQARHAQSLAVLCGEWPGQQWQEPLAMVDVVRAASARILAYQRVEVSGDQDVAVAAEVVEPVIHLVAELLANATQSSPPATSVPVTVRRVQRGAVIEIDDGGIGMDDHRLEQARETVSGRRAVGLGELGEIPQTGLAVVGHYVRRHGFRADLSESPYGGLRAVVLIPSKVVETVDPPEAVVMRPPVAVAAPAVAPEPAAEPGPRPVEAEPVDPASGVTLPRRRSRRGEAVSAAPEAAEPVVSASEPTPEQAGSWMGAFLSGGQTGTGPGPEGSH; this is translated from the coding sequence GTGTGGCTGGCAACCTTTTTCTTCACCGTCCTGGCTGGTGCGGCGGCCGTTGGCGCCGCCGTGCTCGACACCGACCGGCAGCGGTGGGCGGCCACCGGGCTGGCGGCGGCCGCCGCCGGGCTGACCCTGGTGCTGCTGGCGGTGCTCCGGCGCCGGCAGCGGGCCGCCCGGGCCGCGCTCGACGCGCGTGAGCGGGAGTTCGAGCGTCAGGTGCGCAGCCACCAGCACCAGTTGGTGGAGCGTGAGACGCAGTGGCGGGAGCGGGACGAGGCCCGATCGGCGGCGGTGGAGCGCGCCCTCGAACACCTGCTCCGGGTCCGGCTCCCGGCGGTGCTGGCCGGGTCGCCGGTGCCGTCCACCCCGCGCGACCCGCTGCTGGACGACCGGACGGCCGGCCTGGTCGACGGCATCCTCGCCGAGGCGACCAGCGCGTTGAAGCGGTCGGACGAGCGTGAGGAGTCGTTGCGGCTCGCGGTGGTGGCGCTCTCCCGACGGGTACAGACGGCGGCGCACTCCATCCAGGAGCAGGTCTCACTGATGGCCGAGCGGCACCAGCACGATCCGGACGTGGTGGAGTCCAGCATGCGGGTGGACCACGCCGCCGCGCAGCAGGCCCGGCACGCGCAGAGTCTCGCCGTGCTCTGTGGAGAGTGGCCGGGGCAGCAGTGGCAGGAGCCACTGGCCATGGTGGACGTGGTGCGGGCGGCCTCGGCCCGGATCCTGGCGTACCAGCGGGTCGAGGTCTCCGGTGACCAGGACGTGGCGGTCGCCGCCGAGGTGGTGGAGCCGGTCATCCACCTGGTGGCGGAGTTGCTGGCCAACGCCACCCAGTCGTCGCCGCCGGCCACCAGCGTGCCGGTGACGGTGCGGCGGGTGCAGCGCGGTGCGGTGATCGAGATCGACGACGGTGGCATCGGGATGGACGACCACCGGCTGGAGCAGGCCCGGGAGACGGTTTCCGGGCGGCGTGCGGTCGGGCTGGGCGAGCTGGGTGAGATTCCGCAGACCGGGCTCGCCGTCGTCGGCCACTACGTACGCCGGCACGGGTTCCGGGCGGATCTGAGCGAGTCGCCGTACGGTGGGCTGCGGGCCGTGGTGCTGATCCCGTCGAAGGTCGTGGAGACGGTGGACCCGCCGGAGGCGGTCGTGATGCGCCCGCCCGTCGCGGTCGCGGCGCCGGCCGTGGCACCGGAACCGGCAGCGGAGCCGGGGCCGAGGCCGGTCGAGGCGGAGCCCGTCGACCCGGCGTCCGGTGTGACGCTGCCGCGTCGGCGGTCGCGTCGGGGCGAGGCGGTGTCGGCCGCCCCGGAGGCGGCGGAGCCGGTGGTGTCGGCTTCGGAGCCGACGCCGGAGCAGGCCGGTTCCTGGATGGGCGCCTTTCTCTCCGGCGGCCAGACCGGGACCGGGCCTGGTCCGGAGGGCTCCCACTGA
- a CDS encoding roadblock/LC7 domain-containing protein, whose amino-acid sequence MSAQQDQSWMLAEVVSVPYVRHAVVLSADGLAMVRSEHTEQDVADRLAAACSGLQSLGRSVGREFGSGGRSLRSLLIEFDGGYLFVRRAGDGSHLAVVTEPAVDPALIAHQMQAQVNKIGERNLATTARHGVGAVPGAGT is encoded by the coding sequence ATGAGCGCGCAGCAAGACCAGAGCTGGATGCTGGCCGAGGTGGTCTCGGTGCCGTACGTCCGGCACGCGGTGGTGCTCTCCGCCGACGGTCTGGCGATGGTCCGGTCCGAGCACACCGAGCAGGACGTCGCCGACCGGCTCGCCGCGGCCTGCTCCGGGTTGCAGTCGCTGGGTCGGAGCGTGGGTCGGGAGTTCGGGTCGGGCGGGCGGTCCCTTCGTTCTCTGCTGATCGAGTTCGACGGCGGTTACCTCTTCGTCCGGCGGGCCGGTGACGGCTCGCACCTGGCTGTGGTGACCGAACCGGCTGTCGACCCGGCACTCATCGCCCACCAGATGCAGGCCCAGGTCAACAAGATCGGTGAACGCAACCTCGCCACCACGGCCCGGCACGGCGTCGGAGCGGTACCGGGGGCCGGAACATGA
- a CDS encoding DUF742 domain-containing protein, whose product MISPDDRSRGYRDSALRPYVLTKGRARPSRNTISVDTLLIATDPAPSLPLSAGRQERALLAMCRGLLSLVEVAARLELPVSVVRVLASDLVDSGHLTARAGSPDTAQPSRELLQEVLNGLRAL is encoded by the coding sequence ATGATCTCTCCTGACGACCGGAGCCGCGGATACCGCGACTCGGCGCTGCGGCCGTACGTGCTCACCAAGGGCCGGGCCCGCCCGTCGCGCAACACGATCAGCGTGGACACCCTGCTGATCGCGACGGATCCGGCGCCGTCGCTACCGCTCTCGGCCGGTCGTCAGGAGCGCGCCCTGCTGGCGATGTGCCGGGGGCTGCTCTCGCTCGTCGAGGTCGCCGCCCGGCTGGAGTTGCCGGTGAGCGTCGTACGCGTGCTCGCGAGCGACCTGGTCGACTCCGGCCACCTGACCGCACGGGCCGGCAGCCCGGATACCGCCCAACCCTCCCGGGAACTACTGCAAGAGGTGCTGAATGGACTCCGTGCCCTCTGA